The sequence below is a genomic window from Plodia interpunctella isolate USDA-ARS_2022_Savannah chromosome 5, ilPloInte3.2, whole genome shotgun sequence.
CGTCGACACTAAGAGAACCTTTGGATGGAGTCGTAGTAGTAGTCGTATTATCCATGCTAGATTTAGAAGAGCTTTTTTGATCGGTATCTTTAAGGGATCTTTTCTTCATAAGTTCTCTTTCAAATGATGACGTTATAACGTTACCGTCGTCGTCAAAATCAATAGTAGTGTTCTGATCTTCTTGTGATATTGTTATTgctattttagttttcttcaCAGTTCTATGTAAGTCTTTCTTGATGTCGGATGTTTTAGAGGCAGCAGATTGACTAGACTCCGATTCTTCAATAACACATTTACCAATTTTCTCTAAACCGGTTTTCTTAGCGCTTGGTCTTGCAAGCTGCTCTACGGTCTTATCGAGACTCTCCGAACTAGATTCAGAATCAGTAGGCGCCTTTTGTGAATCAACTTGTCCTTGTTTCTCTAATGTAGGAGTAGGCGATTTTCTCATGCCATACTTCGAAGGACTCCTCGGACTCCTAGGACTACGTGGACTTTCCATACGCGCCATTTCAGGTATTGGCGAAGGAGATTTTGAATTAGACTTAGAGTGGTCACTCGATATTGTGTGTTGAGAAAGCAAATGCTCTTCGCCGTATTCCATGGCTTGTTTCAGTTCTTCTAAGCACTCCCTGTCTTTCTTATTCAGTTTTTCGATATCTTGCGATATACCGAGGGGTCTTGCGATGGAACAACTTACGCTCGATTCGTCATCAATAGAACTACCTTTGATATTAGCGCTTGAAGGGCTCACGTCTTTTTCAATGCTTGTCCATGAAGTTGACTCGGAACTACGTGAACGCTCTGCGCTAAGTTTCAATAGCTCACTGCGTCGTGATTTAGCTGTCAGTAACGTCCTCTTATCAGGCTTTTGTTCAGTTGGAGATTTATCACTCCCTGAACTACCAGTATGCTCTCCAGATTCAGACTTATTAGTTGATTTCGATGTGCTAGAGTCAATAAACGGTATGTTTTCAATTGTTGGACTATTTTCTTGTGGAGGcgtaacaattattttgtttttatttttccacttCAACGTCAAATCGATAGTCTTCGATAGATCTCTAGATTTAGATTTACTGTCAGTGTCAGTATCTGATACTAATTGTGACATTGACTCGTGTTTAAGAAACTCAACCAAACTGGATGTCTCGTCAAATGTGCCTTGAGCATCCAGCCTTCTTTTGCTCTTACTGGTCCTATTGCTCATGTTACTATCTGAAAGAGGTAGTTCCGTATCTCCAGTGTATTCATCGTAATCAACAGTAACCCACGATCCAGTATCATCACTTTTACCACGAATTAGTCTTACCTTCTTCTCTTTCCTGGAACCTTGATCTTGGTCCGATGAACTATCAGCATCAATATAAGGCAAAGATATGCCCAACATATGACTTTCGTCAGAAACCTTAAGTTCACTAACTTCAGTAAGAGATTCTTCTTCACTAGTTAAACGAGCTACTTCGCGTTTTCTTTCAGTCACAAGTTCATGTATATCTTGACTGCTCTTACTTTCTTGAAGCTCTCTCTGCTTATtgtaaatgtcaattttacgACGCTCTATTATGACAGTTTGAGTATCATTTTCAATAACTGTGTGTTGCGAACTCGTCATCCATTCAATAGAAGATTCATCCTCAGTTTTGTAACTGTGTGAGGGTGACACTTCTTTAACGTCGATTTCCTTAGATTCTGTTTCTTCTTTAACAGTGGGGTGTACATCCACTTTTACCACTTCTTGTTTAAAGTGTTTCTCAATAACATCTGGGTGCGTATCAGTTGGCGGGGTAACATAATTTCTATCAAGGCTCTTTGATTTAGCCGCCGCATCCAGATGAATATCTGCTTTTCTATCTAAGCTCTTAGATTTAACACTAGGATGAATCTTCTCATATACAACTTTTCCTTCGATTTGCTGTTTGAACTCTTGCTTTTTAGATAGTGTTTTAGGAGACTTTTGCAAAGTAGCTAGATCATCGAACTTATCCTCCAAGGACTGACTAGACTTGTCATCCAtacttttattcattttattacttgaTTTAGAAGATTTTTGATCTTCAAAACTTCTGCTAATTTTACCACCTATCTTATTATCAAGTTTCTTCGGTGATTTTGCAATAAACACATGATCTTCAGCTTTGCTACTAATCTTtgtttctataataattttgtcacCCTCTGTCTTTACCAAAATTTTATCCTCTGGCGGTGGGAAAGGCGGCATGGTGTCTTTTACCGGACTGATTAGCGTTTTGGTTTGTTTCAATGCCGCTTCAAAAAGCATCTGTTGTTTCTCTTTACGTTTAGCTATCTCTGTATCACTGTCTTCTTGAGATTTTGTTCTTTCTTTACTTCCACCCCGTTTAATTTCCATCTTCTCAAGAGATTTGGACCTCTCTTTCGCCAATTTTTTACGTTCTGCTTGTTCCAATTCTTGACTTTTAGCACGCGCTATCTCAAGAGGAGGGACGGTCAAGAATTCTGGTCGTTCTTTTAAAGACGATGGCAAAGATTTCTGCGTTTGCAATGCCTTCACTTTTGTAGCATTAGTATCCAAAGAGCCTCCTTTATTAAGCTTGCCATTAACTTTCTGTTTGTCTTCAGGTTTAGGTTTAAGCGTGAGTTTCTTCTTCTCTTTGCGTTTGATTCTTTCAATGTCTGGCACAATTTGATCTTCACTCAAATCGGACAGTTTACGAATACTGCCTCTGGGAGAATTCAAAGATGATGTGGGTGACCGCGAAGGCGATTTTGATAAAGGAGACCGAGAAAGAGGTGATCTGGTAAGCGGTGAACGCGAAGGAGATTTGGCTTGTGAATTAAGTTTTGTCAAATCATATCGACGTTTGAACGATCGCGGTCGTCTTTGCTCAACTAATCCTTCTAACAATTGCAATTCTTCATTATCTATTACTACGGACTTGATTTCTTCCGGGGGTTCAGATTGCTCTTCATCAACTTCTTCAATTTTGTCAATAGTATCTTTacttgttattgttttattagttttttcatCTATAAGTGGCTTTTCCTCTAATATTTCTCCCTCTTCGTTTATATCTTCTACCGTATCATCTTTTGATGAAAACGCATTCATCGGCGGTAATCTGTGTAACTGAATAACAGGAGTATCTAAGCTCTTTGCTCTACGACCTGCAGTTGGAGAATCTTGTGTAGCCTTTTGCCGTTGCAATGAAAACACAGATCCTTCAGAAAGATTCAACCTTGCATGAGCAAAAAGTATTGGTGTTCCACCAGCTTTTCGAAGCATAGGCGAAATCAATTCATCACGTAAGCTCTTTTTAATATCAAGTTTGCTAGGATCTCTTTTTTCATCTTTCTCACTTTTCTCTTCAGACTGACTTCGCAATCCAGTcactttttgtatttctatGTCGGCTAAATGTTCATCTTCTGATTTTAAAAACTCTGTACTCTCCAAAATGGGCGAaggaatattttcattgtattcccaaggagagttTTCTTTACCGGTTTGTTTAATATCTGGTATTTTAATAGCTATGTCATCTTCTGAGCTAGGAATAGATATCGATCGTTCTGAAATTCGTCTCAGTTCTGTAGCATTGCCACTCACATTGTCAAGTACTTGTGGGTTATATTTAGCTTCTAATTCGGCTAGTTTTCGACACTGAGGTGGTGAACCTTCTATTTCGGTGGAACTCATGGTCTGACCGCGATGCCAGGCACCGgatgtaattttatcatacTCAAGTTGCAATATAGGTTCCAGATCTTTACGTGATTGTGGCGGTGAGAATTCCAATTTCGGTGCAGCTTCCGCTGTGCCGAATACGTCGTCAGAATCTACACTTTCGTCATCCGAAGAGAAGGAAGTAATTCTTATCTTgttgctatttttattttttattttaccgcCGGTTCCTTTCTTTCCAGTGCCACGGCCCTTAGTTCCTCTTTTAGATGGTAGTTTATCAGACCTGGACTTGATATCAGCTCGTAACTTTTCAGCAGCTGTCATAGGCTTTGGCTCTTTACAAATAGGCGGTTGTTGCACATTACGACCGTTTATTGTAAACTTTATATCATGTGGGAACTGAGGATCTTGTCTGATGCTATCAGTTTTTGAACTGGTAGCAGAATCACTTTCAATCTGACTCAATTTAGAGTTTAATGTCTCAAGTAAAACTGGATCCAAATTCTTAGAAATATCTCTCTTTGGACTTGGCAAGTGCTGCAACTGACAAGTCTTGTCCACTTCCAAAGTAACGGGATCCACCTTGGACAAATCTATGTTCTGTGTGAACAAAAAGTCTCGATTTTCAACCTCTAGGAATTTGGAACTATGTTCAACTTGTATACTATTTCTTGGCGATTTGGGTGATTTGGGCGATTTGGGTGATTTGGGAGACTTTGGTGATTTAGGCGACTTTGGAGATTTCGGCGACTTTGGTGACTTAGGAGATCGTGGCGACTTTGGATGATCATGGTACTTGCATCTTGGATGAGCGCTAACAATATGCCTGCCATTTTGTGGCGGAAGCATGATAATATCTGGCGGCGGTTGTCGACCATCATCCATGGGTGACGGAGCCGTTCCGTTCATAACATGCCGCTTGTGTAATACATAAGGAATGTCATATCCATCGTCTACGACTTTCTTAGTATCTTTAATTCCCGCTTTGAAAGCATCAAATtctttaaagtaatttttgggCAAGTCAAAGGGCGGACGCACGTGGTCTGGATGTCTAGACGGTAGTTCGAAATGTGATCGTTTAGTCGCAATAGGTGGAGCACTGGGTATTTGTCGGAATATGTAATCTTCGTCACTGGATTCTGCTGGAGTTAGATCTATCGACTTCTGGTGCATCAAAACATGTCTTCGAGAGTTCACACTGCTGAATCTTGGTCTATTTGCCAAACTATTTGGATCACTCTTAGTACGCTCGACTGTTGGATGAGAGTACGGCACAGCGGCATCTGTTAAACGACTGCTTGAACTTGTTTCAAGAATAAGTTTTGGATTATATTCATCGAAGTGAGTTTTAGCCATTAACTCTTCTTTCAAATTTTCTTTCCTTATCATATGCGTATGAACTTTGCCGCgcatatttttgtcaaattctGATTGCAGTATCGAGGGAGATCCTGATTGCATAGCAGCAgctttaactttatttttagtatactCAATACTATCCATTGCCGGTAAAATACGGACATTAACATCAGACTCGTTAGAAGATTCTTTCACAAGATGCGATGGAGCATTTTCTTTGCTGATAGATCGTGTCAGTGACTCAATCTTTTCTTTGTCAAAGCTGAAAACCGTCTCAGAAGAGCGGCGTCGCTGGTAACTGTGAATTTTCGCCGCTCGACTGTTGTCTATTTCTGTATCGAGGCCAACTATCTTTTCTGGCCAAATATGAGTTGTAGCTGGATGCATATCTTCTTCCTCGGTGGAAAACTCATCTATTTTCTTGGGTGGACTCAAATcagaataattttcatactGATCAAGTTCCACATTCTGCAAGCTAGCGGAGTGCATGGGACTGTGATCCTTATGCTTACTATTACTTGGGAATGTTGAATATGGAGTTGGAATATGATAATAGTTTGGAGAATTGGCCAGATTTGCAATGAGATCTTCATGTGATTTATCGAATAACGTCTTCTCTCTATACTCAGGTTTCTCCATACTGATGAAAGTAGATTGAGTGTCATAAAAATCTTTAGTTGAATCAGGACTAGACGATGGTGATATAGGCTCAAATGGATCGATGTAAGCATTCTG
It includes:
- the LOC128670155 gene encoding uncharacterized protein LOC128670155, which encodes MYSACPSRSSKSSHSGSLLVEDGSDVPRARSVYRRSASCRNLRDFSFDDAGRAKRRRDTRSMVADLDSYYPAGRRVDSPITRYDDARTLAFVLGNRGSIESQREMIGRTYSSSFPGAISEPRLDMPTFVRSGSQDDLSHDSYEVIERSDDESENPRYARVRHRSSVVHTRSCSLDSGNDLPSDDDQSLSHMSECDDQEAEPNLMIGVKYRSDNDIPLDPFLIDDPRVLPREKLSVRSDGSFYKEIKRALGSRTSSQESKSDIYDSKHSKSSVDSKKSRDSVYHTDSKKSRETLKSKSSDRSGSRTSSQDSKSDYYDCKKNLYEPDEISIRRRSVTSIQNAYIDPFEPISPSSSPDSTKDFYDTQSTFISMEKPEYREKTLFDKSHEDLIANLANSPNYYHIPTPYSTFPSNSKHKDHSPMHSASLQNVELDQYENYSDLSPPKKIDEFSTEEEDMHPATTHIWPEKIVGLDTEIDNSRAAKIHSYQRRRSSETVFSFDKEKIESLTRSISKENAPSHLVKESSNESDVNVRILPAMDSIEYTKNKVKAAAMQSGSPSILQSEFDKNMRGKVHTHMIRKENLKEELMAKTHFDEYNPKLILETSSSSRLTDAAVPYSHPTVERTKSDPNSLANRPRFSSVNSRRHVLMHQKSIDLTPAESSDEDYIFRQIPSAPPIATKRSHFELPSRHPDHVRPPFDLPKNYFKEFDAFKAGIKDTKKVVDDGYDIPYVLHKRHVMNGTAPSPMDDGRQPPPDIIMLPPQNGRHIVSAHPRCKYHDHPKSPRSPKSPKSPKSPKSPKSPKSPKSPKSPKSPKSPRNSIQVEHSSKFLEVENRDFLFTQNIDLSKVDPVTLEVDKTCQLQHLPSPKRDISKNLDPVLLETLNSKLSQIESDSATSSKTDSIRQDPQFPHDIKFTINGRNVQQPPICKEPKPMTAAEKLRADIKSRSDKLPSKRGTKGRGTGKKGTGGKIKNKNSNKIRITSFSSDDESVDSDDVFGTAEAAPKLEFSPPQSRKDLEPILQLEYDKITSGAWHRGQTMSSTEIEGSPPQCRKLAELEAKYNPQVLDNVSGNATELRRISERSISIPSSEDDIAIKIPDIKQTGKENSPWEYNENIPSPILESTEFLKSEDEHLADIEIQKVTGLRSQSEEKSEKDEKRDPSKLDIKKSLRDELISPMLRKAGGTPILFAHARLNLSEGSVFSLQRQKATQDSPTAGRRAKSLDTPVIQLHRLPPMNAFSSKDDTVEDINEEGEILEEKPLIDEKTNKTITSKDTIDKIEEVDEEQSEPPEEIKSVVIDNEELQLLEGLVEQRRPRSFKRRYDLTKLNSQAKSPSRSPLTRSPLSRSPLSKSPSRSPTSSLNSPRGSIRKLSDLSEDQIVPDIERIKRKEKKKLTLKPKPEDKQKVNGKLNKGGSLDTNATKVKALQTQKSLPSSLKERPEFLTVPPLEIARAKSQELEQAERKKLAKERSKSLEKMEIKRGGSKERTKSQEDSDTEIAKRKEKQQMLFEAALKQTKTLISPVKDTMPPFPPPEDKILVKTEGDKIIIETKISSKAEDHVFIAKSPKKLDNKIGGKISRSFEDQKSSKSSNKMNKSMDDKSSQSLEDKFDDLATLQKSPKTLSKKQEFKQQIEGKVVYEKIHPSVKSKSLDRKADIHLDAAAKSKSLDRNYVTPPTDTHPDVIEKHFKQEVVKVDVHPTVKEETESKEIDVKEVSPSHSYKTEDESSIEWMTSSQHTVIENDTQTVIIERRKIDIYNKQRELQESKSSQDIHELVTERKREVARLTSEEESLTEVSELKVSDESHMLGISLPYIDADSSSDQDQGSRKEKKVRLIRGKSDDTGSWVTVDYDEYTGDTELPLSDSNMSNRTSKSKRRLDAQGTFDETSSLVEFLKHESMSQLVSDTDTDSKSKSRDLSKTIDLTLKWKNKNKIIVTPPQENSPTIENIPFIDSSTSKSTNKSESGEHTGSSGSDKSPTEQKPDKRTLLTAKSRRSELLKLSAERSRSSESTSWTSIEKDVSPSSANIKGSSIDDESSVSCSIARPLGISQDIEKLNKKDRECLEELKQAMEYGEEHLLSQHTISSDHSKSNSKSPSPIPEMARMESPRSPRSPRSPSKYGMRKSPTPTLEKQGQVDSQKAPTDSESSSESLDKTVEQLARPSAKKTGLEKIGKCVIEESESSQSAASKTSDIKKDLHRTVKKTKIAITISQEDQNTTIDFDDDGNVITSSFERELMKKRSLKDTDQKSSSKSSMDNTTTTTTPSKGSLSVDDSSSRRKGRLDEQKSSSKSSIDSRGSLSVESRGSFETTESTSGSLGEAYRRGEELKPTWRPFFGASGSENSTSIEEAWIPQDHEGYESLNLNKDVFEFNNQRLLDDFQSFSKNPPLSANTSKDSTEADFTDDLNDFPVNFLYPATSSSSTTNDVVIGYGQNFGRTLSRISERSTASEKTSADEDSTKACSRSESINEESLNSSDHQASLSSDPPSNANVAYISDTDRRTSAEMPDIPIDQTKISEMYAESRKDAGKNDAWESKKSNESPAKGKKTSRKPTLKQSSASESQESEDWPLPELPPQAKGGDGGDYGRRSSEEWPPVPNLLETPIIEKVHIYYMSNEPEQATKVTLQSESSIGNLQGSDDDSDTLNNDDDFEKDIPESKSDKSLEFSDVSPKNVKIIPYDQSSYMVDPLEKHDESSCLNKGVVPNYDKSCLSGTISKATCLMGDIGSCCTRSEHKSFVIKNVEDKVIINQPQKSPTNHSPIFEDADDVFGGDSKSVSPDFDKGFSLLGTQKYSFGSNSDTSIDDLLSQTNADETVRAATKLSTGSASTCKKCSHSSHSEEETSSFGTDLDGTVKIGLPQKKCTHSSHSEDTSVCLSISEWSTGTNTVRQYANLSASESISGVSVPKSEKSENMSAKVYSSSHASKKSEQKPKKASHAEMSSKSSSLDKSSDNIKYDKLCSSDTTVSRKGIDSSSGTKSDSTLTLAQSISEWSASTSHTLVATAREDPHDEYSKSEHTPVIELPENDEEEDQEEIEIARSPLPPKEMFEAKEPVLRLTAPYSGKNDKSSSISYSDKSDKSSSSSLSSLQKHANGVLRFDQRLKGFQGAHVGTHGRYQKAPPKSMSYEEQTHRYARPTTRCASEDSGFKPYVVAPQPELDIDMPSQLYSQEEKHSERYQSQEFSNILREDGGPFMRSDYKPLAKHASYDDKTLSKNQIKEYKTSQQYRNKPKSWSFHEHYLASSDLPVISVPEIPSVHRELPEKKLAERSGKTPLSRCSPYYSSSLSSESPPIQPLKAPVKKSFLVRNISLKSPPSGNDTDSSLDVIRDPRERMRTFRRKKQVTGARKKQEKIQDVLEEDSTKSQCSSESDLHHDGKYLVVEDTLRRMESSECSDSYLPEVESGSSEVSKGDSKNYDIPDPVSYSEDEGQAGYANYKGNNYEQQQFPISITPVQFQGFGSSADEDEMGFPRFDRLGRLRHPYLDSQEPPYVPEDSPPRVSYSNKSSRQSSLKRAKSSSGYRQSEDGEPSGQQQPRTIYYDEQSDRDDSDDYAYPIDTIKRAPKMTKSGSNYLFERGESVAYSDTELSHDKDEYEEYRGSPYPDHYDEGDMFQTQECYPQYEHEMDPGDGNDRQYTRDLDQRFSLNNVERFYSSHYVDSQASSDSPEQKFDVSTLPPPLCSDDEND